The following are encoded in a window of Lacinutrix sp. WUR7 genomic DNA:
- a CDS encoding zinc-dependent metalloprotease family protein → MIKKYLIILFFLPLISFSQGKSFWKVSNNTNFNQDQLLERKSIPSVYDIYTLDFNGLKQLLSEAPKRDLNSSSNVVIQFPGAAGKMENFEVYNASILDSELAINHPEIQSYVGVSREKTGTILRFSTTIFGFHATVHAIGQTFYIDPLTKDLKNYMMYAKGNLYSNLEERIGCLVDDTTENRNTETSSGARNANDGVLRTFRLALSCTQEYANYHINAAGQAGATDAVKRATVLAAMNVTMTRVNAVFERDLSTTMTLVNNASIIFLAENDGFTDDDASSLINENQTIVDANIGTSNYDIGHVFTTGGGGLAARGGICYSNAKARGVTGSPNPVGDPFDIDFVAHEMGHQFGANHTFNGGQGNCSGGNRSATTAVEPGSGTTIMAYAGICGSDNVQGNSDDHFHAISIDEMWTRITPPGEPTCSTETPNGNTAPTTNAGGDYTIPYGTAFTLTGTATDPDGTTLSYCWEQTDVGVSTNVPSTTSTTDPQFRSYSPKTTGDRTFPELNYILNDNLTPTWEVVPNVARTMDFALTVRDNDSPNGGQTNRDDMTVTTANAGPFIVTAPSTTNESFSSGSTTTITWDVAGTNGNGINTANVNILLSIDGGQTFTSTLAGNTPNDGSESITFPIGQEPYCRIKIEAVGNIFFAMSKSFSIGATVVTTTNCNTYTTGSIATAIPDSSGANVQGTPVFIPVTVTETTPITDVRISADVTHSNIGDLIMQLQTPNGGGFSNIWARTCSDAQYGNIDVTLKDGEPAILCASPTTGTYAPASPMTGFIGNNPSGTWNLVFVDFYNGDAGVVNEWSIELCTTTTIVTLSTENLELSNFALYPNPNKGNFSLAFDSNSGENINVNVYDISGRLVYNKNYDATSRFNETISLNNVSSGMYLMTVIDGGKRITKKLIIE, encoded by the coding sequence ATGATAAAAAAATACCTAATTATTTTATTTTTTCTTCCTTTGATTAGTTTTTCCCAAGGAAAATCTTTTTGGAAAGTATCAAATAACACTAATTTTAACCAAGACCAATTACTAGAACGAAAATCCATACCTTCTGTATATGATATCTATACGTTAGACTTTAACGGATTAAAACAACTACTGTCTGAAGCTCCTAAAAGAGATCTAAATTCAAGTTCAAATGTTGTTATCCAATTTCCCGGAGCAGCAGGAAAAATGGAAAATTTCGAAGTATATAATGCTTCTATTTTAGATTCAGAATTAGCTATCAATCATCCAGAAATTCAATCTTATGTTGGTGTTAGTAGAGAAAAAACGGGAACTATCCTTCGTTTTTCTACAACCATTTTTGGTTTCCATGCAACCGTTCATGCTATTGGGCAAACGTTTTACATAGATCCATTAACCAAAGATCTAAAGAACTACATGATGTATGCCAAAGGAAATCTTTATTCTAATTTAGAAGAAAGAATTGGATGTCTTGTAGATGACACTACCGAAAACAGAAATACAGAGACTAGTTCTGGCGCTAGAAATGCAAATGATGGCGTCTTAAGAACCTTTCGTTTAGCTTTATCCTGTACGCAAGAATATGCAAACTATCACATTAACGCAGCTGGTCAAGCTGGTGCAACAGATGCTGTAAAAAGAGCTACTGTTTTAGCTGCAATGAACGTTACAATGACTAGAGTTAATGCTGTTTTTGAAAGAGACTTATCTACAACAATGACTTTAGTTAATAATGCAAGTATAATATTTTTAGCTGAAAATGATGGGTTTACTGATGATGACGCAAGTTCATTAATTAATGAAAACCAAACCATTGTGGACGCTAATATAGGTACATCAAACTACGATATTGGACATGTATTTACTACAGGAGGTGGTGGATTAGCTGCTCGTGGTGGTATTTGCTACAGTAATGCTAAAGCAAGAGGAGTTACTGGATCTCCAAATCCAGTTGGTGACCCATTTGATATAGACTTTGTAGCTCATGAAATGGGACATCAGTTTGGTGCAAACCATACATTCAATGGTGGACAAGGAAATTGTTCTGGCGGAAACAGAAGCGCTACAACTGCTGTAGAACCAGGAAGTGGAACAACTATTATGGCTTATGCTGGTATTTGTGGCTCAGACAATGTACAAGGAAATAGTGATGATCATTTTCACGCTATTAGTATTGACGAAATGTGGACACGTATCACACCTCCAGGAGAGCCAACGTGCTCTACAGAGACACCGAATGGAAACACTGCTCCTACTACAAATGCAGGAGGTGATTACACGATTCCTTACGGAACAGCATTTACGTTAACAGGAACTGCTACCGATCCAGACGGAACCACATTATCCTATTGTTGGGAACAAACAGATGTTGGTGTTTCCACTAACGTTCCTTCTACGACAAGCACAACAGACCCTCAATTTAGATCGTATTCTCCAAAGACAACTGGAGATCGTACATTCCCAGAATTGAATTATATTTTAAACGATAACTTAACACCTACATGGGAAGTAGTTCCTAATGTAGCTAGAACTATGGATTTTGCCTTAACGGTTAGAGACAATGATTCTCCAAATGGTGGACAAACCAACAGAGATGACATGACAGTAACCACAGCAAATGCAGGTCCTTTTATCGTTACTGCACCAAGCACTACCAATGAAAGCTTTAGTTCTGGATCTACAACTACTATTACTTGGGATGTTGCGGGAACTAATGGCAATGGTATTAATACAGCAAATGTAAATATCTTATTGTCGATAGATGGCGGACAAACATTTACAAGTACTTTAGCAGGTAACACACCTAATGATGGTTCAGAATCTATTACATTTCCAATAGGACAAGAACCATATTGTAGAATTAAAATTGAAGCTGTAGGAAACATCTTTTTTGCTATGTCAAAATCCTTTTCTATAGGCGCAACGGTAGTAACAACCACGAACTGTAATACATATACCACAGGGTCAATCGCTACAGCAATTCCAGATAGTAGTGGTGCAAATGTGCAAGGAACTCCAGTTTTTATACCTGTAACCGTTACAGAAACCACTCCAATTACAGATGTTAGAATAAGTGCTGATGTTACACATAGTAATATTGGAGATTTAATCATGCAATTACAAACCCCTAATGGAGGTGGATTTTCTAATATTTGGGCAAGAACTTGCAGTGATGCACAATATGGTAATATAGATGTCACACTTAAAGATGGTGAACCAGCAATACTATGTGCTTCGCCAACTACAGGAACCTATGCTCCAGCAAGTCCTATGACAGGGTTTATTGGTAATAACCCTTCTGGAACGTGGAATCTTGTTTTTGTAGATTTTTATAATGGAGATGCTGGAGTTGTAAATGAATGGTCTATAGAGCTTTGTACTACAACTACAATTGTAACATTAAGCACAGAAAATTTAGAATTAAGCAACTTTGCTTTATACCCAAATCCGAATAAAGGAAATTTCTCTTTGGCCTTCGATTCTAATTCTGGAGAAAACATAAATGTTAACGTATATGATATTTCAGGAAGATTAGTTTACAACAAAAACTACGATGCAACATCTAGATTTAATGAAACCATTTCTTTAAACAACGTTAGTTCAGGAATGTACCTAATGACGGTTATAGATGGTGGCAAAAGAATTACAAAGAAATTGATTATCGAATAA
- a CDS encoding NAD(P)/FAD-dependent oxidoreductase → MIQSYKKKLELQENYDAIIIGSGIGSLATGALLAKQGQKVLILERHYEPGGFTHTFKRRGYEWDVGIHYIGDMQHPKSILRKLFSYVSDDNLQWADMGDMYDKIIIGDKEYDFVKGVTNFKNKMISYFPEEEKAITEYISTIFKASKTSKKFYLDKSLPPLLSKLIGGFMRKPYNKYSDQTTYDVLRNLTDNEELIKVLTGQYGDYGLAPKESSFVMHTAVAKHYFAGGSFPVGGSSQIVKTIVPVIAKAGGTLLISAEVDKVIIENNTAKGVKMKDGKSFYAKNIISGAGIMTTYNKLLPEDTVAKHHLKEQLQKVKRSVASTCLYIGLEGSPEELKLPKTNYWIYPEDLDHDASIARYLEDPDQPFPVVYISFPSAKDPDWPNRYPGKSAIDIITLMPNDTFNEWKGTKWKKRGEDYEQLKEKIAQRLLEALFKKLPHLREKVDCYELSTPLTTQHFVNYEEGEIYGLDHSPKRFRQKFLKPRTPIKNFYLTGQDIMTAGIGSALFSGVLTATALTKKNILKKVQAYKN, encoded by the coding sequence ATGATTCAATCTTATAAAAAGAAACTAGAACTTCAAGAGAACTATGATGCTATTATTATTGGATCTGGAATTGGTAGTCTTGCAACTGGTGCTTTATTGGCCAAACAAGGACAAAAAGTATTAATTCTAGAACGTCATTATGAACCTGGCGGATTTACACATACTTTTAAACGTAGAGGTTATGAATGGGACGTTGGTATTCATTATATAGGCGATATGCAACACCCAAAAAGCATTTTAAGAAAACTATTTAGTTATGTTTCTGATGATAATTTGCAATGGGCAGATATGGGAGATATGTATGATAAAATCATCATTGGCGATAAAGAATATGATTTTGTAAAAGGAGTTACTAACTTCAAAAATAAAATGATTTCTTATTTTCCGGAAGAAGAAAAAGCAATCACCGAATACATTAGTACTATTTTTAAAGCGAGTAAAACTAGTAAAAAATTCTATTTAGACAAATCTCTTCCGCCATTATTAAGCAAGTTAATTGGCGGATTTATGCGAAAACCTTACAATAAATATTCCGATCAAACTACTTACGACGTTTTAAGAAATCTTACCGATAACGAAGAACTAATTAAAGTACTAACCGGACAATATGGCGATTACGGTTTAGCACCAAAAGAAAGTAGTTTTGTCATGCATACTGCAGTTGCAAAACATTATTTTGCTGGAGGTAGCTTTCCTGTTGGAGGATCTTCACAAATTGTAAAAACGATAGTTCCCGTAATAGCCAAAGCTGGAGGAACACTTTTAATTAGTGCCGAAGTAGATAAAGTGATTATTGAAAACAATACAGCTAAAGGTGTAAAAATGAAAGATGGAAAATCTTTTTATGCTAAAAATATTATCAGTGGAGCTGGTATTATGACAACGTATAACAAGTTACTTCCGGAAGATACTGTTGCAAAACACCACTTAAAAGAACAATTACAAAAAGTGAAGCGATCGGTTGCTTCAACTTGTTTATATATTGGTTTAGAAGGCTCTCCCGAGGAACTTAAATTACCAAAAACAAATTATTGGATTTATCCAGAAGACTTAGATCATGACGCAAGTATTGCCCGTTATTTAGAAGACCCAGACCAACCTTTCCCTGTGGTTTACATCTCTTTTCCTTCTGCTAAAGATCCAGATTGGCCAAATAGATATCCAGGAAAAAGTGCCATCGATATTATTACACTCATGCCCAATGATACTTTTAACGAATGGAAAGGTACTAAATGGAAAAAAAGAGGCGAAGATTATGAACAGTTAAAAGAAAAAATAGCCCAACGATTACTAGAAGCACTATTCAAAAAACTACCACATCTTAGAGAAAAAGTAGATTGTTATGAATTATCTACACCTTTAACCACACAACATTTTGTGAATTATGAAGAAGGGGAAATTTACGGATTGGATCATAGTCCGAAACGCTTTAGACAAAAATTCCTGAAGCCAAGAACACCTATTAAAAATTTCTACCTAACTGGTCAAGATATTATGACAGCAGGAATAGGATCGGCATTATTTTCTGGTGTTTTAACTGCTACTGCTTTAACCAAAAAAAATATATTAAAGAAAGTACAGGCTTATAAAAACTAA
- a CDS encoding endonuclease/exonuclease/phosphatase family protein → MNKKVLFLFISLISIKSVLAQDTFNAMFYNLLNFPSQTVPANRINHLSIILTDYQPDLFMVCELNNETGANSIINMMQQDINPNYAMAGFKLNTSDDAIGNQNDLQNLIFFNSEKFSLESQVIIPTLYRDFNHYRLKLNTVGQENTPLFLDVIVGHLKASNGIENQELRLQMVQDLDTYLNALPEDNHILLAGDFNLYRSSELAFQELINSENHITFIDPANKIGSWHNNTDFIDVFTQSTRTTTGMGGATGGFDDRFDFILTSESMDNTTGTNEDLFFVADSYQVFGNNANVNCYNQDITSNNCAEDNNPNTEDFSLDIREALYNFSDHLPVTLQIQANQQFLSVPEYTTSNYYEIIGTNVISNTLSLQTNNQLFANKNLNIFNTLGQLVKIIPLNNTETHQIDVSYLSNGLYYITTPNFNVEPLKFVKVN, encoded by the coding sequence ATGAACAAAAAAGTATTATTTCTTTTTATAAGTTTAATTAGCATTAAAAGTGTCTTAGCGCAAGACACTTTTAATGCTATGTTTTATAATTTGTTAAATTTTCCTTCACAAACAGTTCCTGCCAATAGGATAAATCATTTAAGCATTATTTTAACCGATTACCAACCAGATTTATTTATGGTTTGTGAGCTAAATAATGAAACTGGCGCAAATAGCATTATTAATATGATGCAACAAGATATTAACCCTAACTATGCAATGGCTGGTTTTAAGTTAAATACTTCAGACGATGCTATTGGAAATCAAAACGATTTACAAAACCTAATCTTCTTTAATAGTGAGAAATTTAGCCTAGAAAGTCAAGTTATTATTCCTACACTTTATAGAGATTTCAATCACTATAGACTAAAACTGAACACGGTAGGCCAAGAAAACACCCCTTTATTTTTAGATGTAATTGTTGGGCATTTAAAAGCCTCAAACGGAATTGAAAATCAAGAGCTTAGACTCCAAATGGTACAAGATTTAGATACCTATTTAAATGCTTTACCTGAAGACAATCACATCCTGCTTGCTGGAGATTTTAATTTGTATCGAAGCTCAGAACTTGCTTTTCAAGAATTAATTAATAGCGAAAACCATATTACATTTATAGATCCTGCTAATAAAATAGGTTCCTGGCATAACAACACTGATTTTATAGATGTTTTTACACAATCTACCAGAACGACTACAGGAATGGGAGGAGCAACTGGTGGATTTGATGACAGGTTTGATTTTATACTAACCTCAGAAAGTATGGATAATACTACTGGTACTAATGAAGATTTATTTTTTGTTGCAGACTCCTATCAAGTATTTGGAAATAACGCAAACGTTAATTGTTATAACCAAGATATTACATCTAACAATTGCGCAGAAGATAACAATCCAAATACGGAAGATTTTTCTTTAGACATAAGAGAAGCTCTATATAATTTTAGCGATCACCTTCCGGTTACCTTACAAATACAAGCTAATCAGCAATTTTTAAGTGTTCCAGAATACACTACTTCTAATTATTATGAAATAATTGGCACTAATGTTATTTCTAATACATTAAGTTTACAAACCAACAATCAACTATTCGCCAATAAAAATCTAAACATTTTCAATACTTTAGGTCAATTAGTAAAAATTATTCCTTTAAATAATACAGAAACACATCAAATAGACGTTTCTTATTTATCTAATGGTTTATATTACATTACAACACCTAATTTTAATGTAGAACCTTTAAAGTTTGTGAAAGTAAATTGA
- a CDS encoding TIGR00730 family Rossman fold protein, with protein sequence MREEQHPKGWNEKKTNDSWAIFKIMGEFVNGYEKLSKIGPCVSIFGSARTKPEDKYYKLTEKVAHKIVDHGYGVITGGGPGIMEAGNKGAHLGGGTSVGLNIELPFEQHDNPYIDHDKSLDFDYFFVRKVMFVKYSQGFVVMPGGFGTLDELFEAITLIQTNKIEKFPIILVGREFWEGLFEWVKSTLLGKFNNISEKDLDLIHLVDTEDEVIDILDAFYKEYGFSPNF encoded by the coding sequence ATGAGAGAAGAACAACATCCAAAAGGTTGGAATGAAAAGAAAACAAATGATTCTTGGGCCATTTTTAAAATAATGGGAGAGTTTGTTAATGGTTATGAAAAACTAAGTAAAATAGGCCCTTGTGTTTCCATTTTTGGATCTGCAAGAACAAAACCTGAAGATAAATACTATAAATTAACAGAAAAAGTAGCACATAAAATTGTAGATCATGGTTATGGTGTAATTACTGGTGGTGGACCAGGAATTATGGAAGCTGGTAACAAAGGTGCACATCTTGGTGGTGGAACCTCTGTTGGTTTAAATATAGAATTACCTTTCGAGCAACACGATAACCCGTATATAGATCACGATAAAAGTTTAGATTTCGATTACTTCTTTGTGCGTAAAGTAATGTTTGTAAAATACTCACAAGGTTTTGTAGTAATGCCTGGAGGTTTTGGAACTTTAGATGAATTATTTGAAGCAATCACTTTAATTCAAACCAATAAAATTGAAAAATTCCCAATAATTCTTGTTGGTAGAGAATTCTGGGAAGGCTTATTTGAATGGGTAAAATCTACTTTATTAGGTAAGTTTAATAATATAAGTGAAAAAGATTTAGATTTAATTCACCTTGTAGATACAGAAGATGAAGTAATAGATATTCTAGATGCTTTCTATAAAGAATATGGCTTTAGTCCTAACTTCTAA
- the uvrA gene encoding excinuclease ABC subunit UvrA, translating into MSKFEENIEVQGARVHNLKNIDVTIPREKLVVITGLSGSGKSSLAFDTIYAEGQRRYIETFSAYARQFLGGLERPDVDKIDGLSPVIAIEQKTTSKSPRSTVGTITEIYDFMRLLFARASDAYSYNTGEKMVSYNDDQIKALIIESFSGKRINILAPVVRSRKGHYRELFEQIAKQGFVKVRADGEIKDLVKGMKLDRYKNHDIEIVIDRLKIDASVDNDKRLTETINTAMYHGNDVLMVLDQDTNETRFFSRSLMCPSSGISYPNPEPNNFSFNSPKGACPKCNGIGTLYQVNESKIVPDDSISIKNGALAPHGPEKNSWIFKQLELIAQRYHFKLSDPYKSIPEEAKQMILYGGNEKFSVDSKSLGIKRDYKIDFEGVANFIESQYVNADSTSLKRWAKEYMDKVDCSECHGARLRQESLYFKINDQNIAELANKDIIDLAEWFKELPKSLSKKQFKIAEEIIKEITNRLQFLLDVGLNYLSVNRSSKTLSGGEAQRIRLATQIGSQLVGVLYILDEPSIGLHQRDNEKLINSLVSLRDVGNSVIVVEHDKDMILRADHVIDIGPHAGKHGGEIISQGTPEEVLKHHTLTADYLNGTKRIEVPKKRREGNGKFLELKGCTGNNLKNVSVKFPLGKMIGVTGVSGSGKSTLINETLYPILNAYYFNGVKKPMPYKSIKGLEHIDKVIDINQSPIGRTPRSNPATYTGTFSEVRSLFAKIPEAMIRGYKPGRFSFNVKGGRCETCQGGGLRVIEMNFLPDVYVECETCQGKRFNRETLEIRYKGKSISDVLNMTINEAVDFFEHIPKINRKLKTIKDVGLGYITLGQQSTTLSGGEAQRIKLATELSKRDTGNTFYILDEPTTGLHFEDIRVLMIVLNKLADKGNTVLIIEHNLDVIKTVDHVIDIGYEGGKNGGEIIVEGTPEKVAKHKTSYTAKFLKKELN; encoded by the coding sequence ATGTCCAAATTCGAAGAAAATATTGAAGTTCAAGGTGCTCGTGTTCATAATTTAAAGAACATTGACGTTACTATTCCTAGAGAAAAACTAGTGGTTATTACCGGATTGTCTGGTAGTGGAAAATCCTCATTGGCTTTTGACACCATTTATGCCGAAGGGCAACGTAGATATATTGAAACATTCTCTGCCTACGCAAGACAATTCCTTGGTGGTTTAGAACGTCCGGATGTCGATAAAATTGATGGACTTTCCCCAGTAATTGCTATCGAACAGAAAACCACAAGTAAATCGCCACGTTCTACCGTTGGTACCATTACCGAAATTTACGATTTCATGCGTTTGCTTTTTGCAAGAGCTAGTGATGCGTACAGTTATAATACTGGCGAAAAAATGGTGAGCTATAACGATGACCAAATAAAAGCTTTAATTATAGAGAGTTTTTCTGGTAAGCGTATTAATATTCTTGCTCCTGTTGTGCGTTCCCGTAAAGGGCATTACAGAGAATTGTTTGAGCAAATTGCGAAACAAGGTTTTGTGAAAGTACGTGCAGATGGTGAAATAAAAGATCTGGTAAAAGGCATGAAACTGGACAGATACAAGAATCATGATATTGAAATTGTAATCGATAGATTGAAAATTGATGCATCTGTAGATAATGATAAACGGTTAACCGAAACCATAAATACTGCTATGTATCATGGTAACGATGTATTAATGGTTTTAGATCAAGATACAAATGAAACACGTTTCTTCAGTAGAAGTTTAATGTGTCCTAGTTCTGGAATTTCTTATCCAAATCCTGAGCCTAATAATTTTTCATTCAATTCCCCAAAAGGTGCTTGTCCGAAATGTAATGGTATCGGTACTTTATACCAAGTAAACGAAAGTAAGATTGTTCCAGACGATTCTATTTCTATAAAAAATGGTGCTCTTGCGCCGCACGGACCAGAAAAAAACTCTTGGATCTTTAAGCAGTTAGAACTTATTGCACAGCGTTATCATTTTAAATTAAGTGATCCGTATAAAAGTATCCCTGAAGAAGCCAAACAAATGATTTTGTATGGTGGAAACGAAAAGTTTTCTGTAGACAGTAAATCCCTTGGTATAAAAAGAGATTATAAAATAGATTTTGAAGGTGTTGCTAATTTTATTGAAAGTCAGTATGTAAACGCAGATTCGACTTCGTTAAAACGTTGGGCAAAAGAATACATGGATAAAGTAGATTGTAGCGAATGCCATGGAGCACGACTGCGTCAAGAATCGCTTTACTTTAAAATTAACGATCAGAATATTGCCGAACTGGCAAACAAAGATATTATAGATCTAGCGGAATGGTTTAAAGAATTACCAAAAAGCCTTTCTAAAAAACAATTCAAAATTGCAGAAGAAATTATTAAAGAGATAACAAACAGACTACAATTTTTGTTAGATGTTGGTTTAAATTATCTTTCTGTAAACCGAAGTTCTAAAACCCTTTCTGGTGGTGAAGCGCAACGTATTCGTTTGGCTACTCAAATTGGTTCACAACTAGTTGGCGTGCTTTATATTTTAGACGAACCTAGTATTGGTTTACACCAACGAGACAACGAAAAACTAATCAACTCTTTAGTTTCGTTAAGAGATGTTGGTAATTCTGTAATTGTTGTCGAACACGATAAAGACATGATTTTACGTGCAGATCACGTGATTGATATTGGTCCGCATGCAGGAAAACACGGAGGCGAAATCATTAGCCAAGGTACTCCTGAAGAGGTTTTAAAACACCACACACTTACGGCAGATTATCTTAATGGAACCAAGAGAATTGAAGTTCCTAAAAAGCGAAGAGAAGGTAACGGGAAATTTTTGGAGCTTAAAGGCTGTACAGGAAATAACTTAAAAAATGTTTCGGTAAAATTCCCTTTAGGAAAAATGATAGGTGTAACCGGAGTTTCTGGTAGTGGGAAATCGACTTTAATAAACGAAACCCTCTATCCTATTCTCAATGCATATTATTTTAATGGCGTTAAAAAACCAATGCCATACAAAAGCATAAAAGGTTTAGAACATATAGATAAAGTAATTGATATTAACCAATCGCCAATTGGTAGAACGCCAAGAAGTAATCCTGCAACGTATACAGGAACTTTTAGCGAAGTGCGAAGTTTATTTGCCAAAATACCAGAAGCTATGATTCGTGGTTATAAACCAGGAAGATTTAGTTTTAATGTAAAAGGAGGACGTTGTGAAACCTGTCAAGGTGGTGGTTTACGTGTTATTGAAATGAATTTCCTTCCAGATGTATATGTCGAATGTGAAACCTGTCAAGGTAAACGATTCAATCGCGAAACATTAGAGATTCGTTACAAAGGAAAAAGTATTAGTGATGTTTTAAACATGACGATTAACGAAGCTGTTGATTTCTTTGAACATATTCCGAAAATTAATAGAAAACTAAAAACCATTAAAGATGTTGGTTTGGGATATATTACTTTAGGACAACAAAGCACTACGCTTTCTGGAGGAGAAGCACAACGTATTAAATTAGCTACAGAACTTAGCAAACGCGATACTGGAAATACTTTTTATATTCTGGATGAACCAACAACAGGGTTACATTTTGAAGACATAAGAGTTTTAATGATTGTACTAAATAAATTGGCAGACAAAGGAAATACCGTTTTAATTATTGAGCACAATTTAGATGTTATTAAAACCGTAGACCACGTCATAGATATTGGTTATGAAGGCGGAAAAAATGGTGGTGAAATAATTGTTGAAGGTACGCCAGAAAAAGTAGCAAAACATAAAACGAGTTATACAGCTAAGTTTTTAAAGAAAGAATTGAATTAA